A section of the Budorcas taxicolor isolate Tak-1 chromosome 17, Takin1.1, whole genome shotgun sequence genome encodes:
- the RAB36 gene encoding ras-related protein Rab-36 has product MRSSLTPLGPSVSRDRVISSFPKWYTPAACLQLREHFHGQVSAACQRGNTGTVGLRLSKVVVVGDLYVGKTSLIHRFCKNVFDHDYKATIGVDFEIERFEVAGTPFSLQIWDTAGQEKFKCIASAYYRGAQVIITAFDLTDVQTLEHSRQWLEDALRENEPGACFLFLVGTKKDLLSGAACEQAEAEAVRLANEMQAEYWSVSAKTGENVKAFFSRVAALAFERSVLKDLELRSSAPLQVGGGDLIRMEGCPPETPNNRRSSSLSCC; this is encoded by the exons ATGAGGTCCTCCCTGACACCTTTGGGGCCCTCTGTGAGCCGGGACCGCGTCATCAGCAGCTTCCCTAAG tGGTACACGCCCGCTGCCTGCCTGCAGCTCCGGGAGCACTTCCACGGGCAGGTCAGCGCCGCCTGCCAGCGCGGGAACACGGGGACCGTAGG GCTCAGACTCTCCAAGGTGGTGGTGGTCGGCGATCTCTACGTGGGCAAGACCAGCCTCATCCACAG GTTCTGCAAGAATGTCTTCGACCATGACTACAAGGCCACCATCGGGGTGGACTTCGAGATCGAGCGCTTTGAGGTCGCTGGAACCCCCTTCAGCCTTCAGAT CTGGGACACAGCAGGGCAGGAGAAGTTCAAGTGCATCGCATCTGCCTACTACCGGGGTGCCCAGG TGATCATCACGGCCTTTGACCTCACCGACGTGCAGACCCTGGAGCACAGCAG GCAATGGCTGGAGGACGCGCTGAGGGAGAACGAGCCGGGCGCCTGCTTCCTGTTCCTTGTGGGGACCAAGAAGGACCTGCTG TCAGGGGCCGCGTGCGAGCAGGCGGAGGCGGAGGCCGTGCGCCTGGCCAACGAGATGCAGGCTGAGTACTGGTCCGTGTCGGCCAAGACCG gggagaacgtgaAGGCGTTTTTCAGCCGCGTGGCAGCCCTGGCCTTCGAGCGCTCGGTACTGAAGGACTTGGAGCTGAGGAGCAGCGCCCCGCTGCAGGTCGGCGGCGGGGACCTCATCC GGATGGAGGGATGTCCACCCGAGACCCCGAACAACAGGAGGTCCTCCAGCCTGAGTTGCTGTTAG